One stretch of Eggerthella lenta DSM 2243 DNA includes these proteins:
- a CDS encoding CaiB/BaiF CoA transferase family protein has protein sequence MTVTEKLNGYGPLAGIKVVEMCTYVAAPATVRVLSEMGAEVLKIESFDGDIQRTQGPGFGCDLTDTEDPTIDLNNTNKNWISLNLKSEEGLAIAKKMIGEADIFMNNMRTAALEKLGLDYPTLSAEFPGLIWAQMRGYGEFGEFAHSPGYDAVCWAARGGVAGTFCEKGTSPAIPPQAFGDYNTATMMAAGILGALVNKLRTGRGDKVVVNLYHSAIWGGSIAVCAQQFGADYPKTRKDVPNPFNNTYKTADDKWIYICQPQHNRYYNDMMKIIGRDDLVDDPRYATVENLKEKHLQPELIEILEGGFVQKTLDEWLPILAEWQVPSQKVFRYTDIVKDEEAYVNDAIRKVNYQAFGERALPTTPIRYANFGDPPVVLSKPIGYHTAEYLHKYGYTDEQIAEMEAAGAVKCYHGEEVPDVIFKSERQLAGEAPCNW, from the coding sequence ATGACCGTCACTGAGAAACTCAATGGCTACGGCCCGCTTGCGGGCATCAAAGTGGTCGAGATGTGCACGTACGTCGCAGCTCCCGCAACCGTCAGAGTATTGTCCGAAATGGGCGCCGAAGTTCTGAAGATCGAATCGTTCGACGGCGATATCCAGCGCACGCAAGGTCCGGGCTTCGGCTGCGATCTGACCGACACCGAGGATCCGACCATCGACCTCAACAACACCAACAAGAACTGGATCTCCCTCAACTTGAAATCCGAGGAAGGTCTGGCCATCGCGAAGAAGATGATCGGCGAAGCAGACATCTTCATGAACAACATGCGCACGGCCGCCCTGGAGAAGCTGGGCCTCGACTACCCCACGCTGTCCGCCGAGTTCCCCGGTCTTATCTGGGCTCAGATGCGCGGCTACGGCGAGTTCGGCGAGTTCGCACACTCCCCCGGCTACGACGCTGTGTGCTGGGCTGCCCGCGGCGGCGTCGCGGGTACCTTCTGCGAGAAGGGCACGTCGCCGGCCATTCCTCCCCAAGCGTTCGGCGATTACAACACCGCGACCATGATGGCCGCCGGCATCTTGGGGGCGCTGGTGAACAAGCTGCGCACGGGCAGGGGCGACAAAGTCGTCGTCAACCTGTACCACTCCGCCATCTGGGGCGGCAGCATCGCCGTGTGCGCGCAGCAGTTCGGCGCCGACTACCCGAAGACGCGCAAGGACGTGCCGAACCCGTTCAACAACACGTACAAAACCGCGGACGACAAGTGGATCTACATCTGCCAGCCGCAGCATAACCGCTATTACAACGACATGATGAAGATCATCGGCCGCGACGACCTGGTCGACGATCCGCGCTACGCCACGGTTGAGAACCTCAAGGAAAAGCACCTGCAGCCGGAGCTCATCGAGATCCTCGAAGGCGGATTCGTCCAGAAAACGCTCGACGAGTGGCTGCCCATCCTGGCCGAATGGCAGGTGCCCAGCCAGAAGGTCTTCCGTTACACCGACATCGTCAAGGACGAGGAGGCGTACGTCAACGACGCTATCCGCAAGGTGAACTACCAGGCCTTCGGCGAGCGCGCGCTGCCCACCACCCCGATCCGCTACGCGAACTTCGGCGATCCCCCGGTGGTGCTGTCCAAGCCCATCGGCTACCACACCGCCGAGTACCTGCACAAGTACGGCTACACCGATGAGCAGATCGCCGAGATGGAAGCCGCCGGTGCCGTCAAGTGCTATCACGGCGAGGAAGTGCCGGACGTCATCTTCAAGTCCGAGCGCCAGCTCGCCGGCGAGGCTCCCTGCAACTGGTAG
- a CDS encoding flavodoxin family protein yields MRILAINGSHRPGKGTAALLQAALDAAQGAGAETELVELARLDIGYCIGCNACLAKPACTLSDDMDGLVAKMKAADGIIVGSPDYFANVSARTKTFIDRTRPLHMVANALKGKAGGAVTTSGLVDCGAEETLGVLDRFFATHEMLVVHPRPKGPVKANGTAASQFAGLDEEGRIRWRRVQDDATAFAYARQLGEDMVELLKRLG; encoded by the coding sequence ATGCGCATTCTGGCCATCAACGGAAGCCACCGGCCGGGCAAGGGGACGGCCGCCCTGCTGCAAGCGGCGCTCGACGCGGCGCAGGGAGCGGGGGCCGAGACCGAGCTCGTGGAGCTCGCCCGGCTGGACATCGGCTACTGCATCGGGTGCAACGCCTGCTTGGCGAAGCCGGCCTGCACGCTGTCGGACGACATGGACGGCCTCGTGGCGAAGATGAAGGCGGCCGACGGCATTATCGTGGGCTCGCCGGACTACTTTGCGAACGTGTCGGCACGCACCAAGACGTTCATCGACCGCACGCGCCCGCTGCATATGGTCGCCAACGCGCTCAAGGGCAAGGCGGGCGGGGCAGTGACCACGTCGGGGCTCGTCGACTGCGGTGCCGAGGAGACGCTCGGCGTGCTGGACCGCTTCTTCGCCACTCATGAGATGCTGGTCGTTCATCCGCGTCCGAAGGGGCCCGTGAAGGCAAACGGCACGGCTGCGTCCCAGTTCGCCGGTTTGGACGAGGAGGGCCGCATCCGCTGGCGCCGCGTCCAGGACGACGCGACGGCGTTCGCCTACGCCCGCCAGCTGGGCGAGGACATGGTCGAGCTGCTGAAGCGCCTGGGGTAG
- a CDS encoding enoyl-CoA hydratase/isomerase family protein, whose protein sequence is MSVYQEDYHLPEFEYDYEKLIIDRRGPVYVCSFNDAANLNAMSYAQMAEFNDFLIKVRMDKDCRVIVLTGEGKSFCAGFNLNDLALDPPEDMGRIQRDFYIMQRMCSDQIINMRRCEQPIIGALKGYAVGGGLSISCACDMRVLGESFKMNAGYLSIGYTGTDMGGAFFLPKIVGYARACEILMNPNRFGAEKLLEWGFANKVVADDDVVEEAVAFAQQMCDATAPFGLRLTKECLQASLDGTSFENVVKMENRNQVLASNTNDGQMGVGKMNPKNKQDVKDNPEKYQFHNL, encoded by the coding sequence ATGAGCGTGTATCAAGAGGATTACCATCTGCCGGAGTTCGAGTACGACTATGAGAAGCTCATCATCGACCGTCGCGGCCCGGTGTACGTGTGCAGCTTCAACGATGCCGCGAACCTCAACGCCATGTCGTACGCCCAGATGGCCGAGTTCAACGACTTCCTCATCAAGGTGCGCATGGACAAGGATTGCCGCGTCATCGTGCTGACGGGCGAGGGCAAGTCCTTCTGCGCCGGCTTCAACCTGAACGACCTGGCGCTCGATCCGCCCGAGGACATGGGCCGCATCCAGCGCGACTTCTACATCATGCAGCGCATGTGCTCCGACCAGATCATCAACATGCGCCGTTGCGAGCAGCCCATCATCGGCGCCCTCAAGGGCTACGCCGTGGGCGGCGGCCTGTCCATCTCCTGCGCGTGCGACATGCGCGTGCTGGGCGAGTCGTTCAAGATGAACGCCGGCTACCTGTCCATCGGCTACACCGGCACCGACATGGGCGGCGCGTTCTTCCTGCCGAAGATCGTCGGCTACGCCCGCGCCTGCGAGATCCTCATGAACCCCAACCGCTTCGGTGCCGAGAAGCTGCTGGAGTGGGGCTTCGCCAACAAGGTTGTCGCCGACGACGACGTGGTCGAAGAGGCCGTGGCATTCGCTCAGCAGATGTGCGACGCCACCGCCCCGTTCGGTCTGCGCCTCACGAAGGAGTGCCTGCAGGCCTCCCTCGACGGCACCAGCTTCGAGAACGTCGTCAAGATGGAGAACCGCAACCAGGTTCTGGCCTCCAACACGAACGACGGTCAGATGGGCGTCGGCAAGATGAACCCGAAGAACAAGCAGGACGTGAAGGACAACCCGGAGAAGTACCAGTTCCACAACCTGTAA
- the fadK gene encoding medium-chain fatty-acid--CoA ligase, whose translation MITDLKINAERKQFYYEKGYWTEKTLGDVWADRVASHPERTYVSDDQGSSYTYGEIDDKAARLAAWLVEQGVAPGDVVTFQMPTWAEFCIVYVAALKAGAVMHPLPRNFNDADLVYGMNLVGSRAFICPTKVAKVDFESQILSIVDQIPTLGPVALVDKAAPKHSELPTVAEICARYEPIEYPPPITSDDVACILSTSGTTGKPKAVLFTHNNLIFSERSFVKGTERTADDVMFMASPLNHATGFFHGLISPMILGGRTVLQQDFRPAQAIEQMNREGCTWSMGATPFIYDMLKCIEFEDGPRFETLQLFLCGGAPVPGNLVQCAHGHGVMLAEIYGSTESCPHIFVPPAKCLEWNGAWSGIPFPGIEVRIVDGDRNDVPRGEQGEEISRGPHQFVGYLNAKERTDRALDDDGWFYSGDLGYMDEEGRIRINGRKKEIIIRGGENICAREIDDDLMGCPGVGETATIGMPDERLGERICTFAVPVDERRPTVEDVTAYLAEKHVAKRLWPERMEYIDEIPKTATGKVKRFELAKELAKRMENE comes from the coding sequence ATGATTACCGATCTCAAAATCAATGCGGAGAGAAAGCAATTCTACTACGAGAAAGGATACTGGACCGAGAAGACCCTCGGCGACGTATGGGCCGACCGCGTCGCCTCCCATCCGGAGCGCACGTACGTCAGCGACGACCAGGGATCGTCCTACACGTACGGCGAGATAGACGACAAGGCGGCGCGCCTGGCAGCATGGCTCGTCGAGCAAGGGGTGGCCCCCGGGGACGTGGTCACGTTCCAAATGCCTACGTGGGCGGAGTTCTGCATCGTCTATGTGGCAGCCCTCAAGGCCGGCGCGGTCATGCACCCTCTTCCGCGCAACTTCAACGACGCCGACCTCGTCTACGGCATGAACCTCGTGGGCTCGAGGGCGTTCATCTGCCCCACCAAAGTGGCGAAGGTCGACTTCGAGAGCCAGATTTTGAGCATCGTCGACCAGATACCGACGCTGGGACCTGTGGCGCTCGTGGACAAGGCGGCGCCGAAGCACTCCGAGCTGCCCACGGTCGCGGAGATATGCGCGCGCTATGAGCCAATTGAATACCCCCCCCCCATCACGTCTGACGACGTAGCCTGCATCCTGTCCACGTCCGGCACCACGGGCAAGCCCAAAGCGGTGCTGTTCACGCATAACAACCTCATCTTCTCCGAGCGGTCGTTCGTAAAGGGTACCGAGCGAACGGCGGACGACGTCATGTTCATGGCATCCCCGCTCAACCACGCCACCGGGTTCTTCCACGGCCTCATCTCCCCCATGATCCTGGGCGGGCGCACGGTGCTGCAGCAGGACTTCCGTCCCGCGCAAGCCATCGAGCAGATGAACCGCGAGGGCTGCACCTGGTCGATGGGTGCGACGCCGTTCATCTACGACATGCTCAAGTGCATCGAGTTCGAGGACGGCCCGCGGTTCGAAACACTGCAGCTGTTCCTCTGCGGCGGCGCACCGGTGCCCGGCAACCTCGTGCAGTGCGCGCACGGCCACGGGGTCATGCTCGCCGAGATATACGGGTCGACGGAAAGCTGCCCCCACATCTTCGTGCCCCCCGCGAAATGCCTCGAATGGAACGGAGCCTGGTCGGGCATCCCCTTCCCCGGCATCGAGGTGCGCATCGTGGACGGCGACCGCAACGACGTGCCGCGCGGCGAGCAGGGCGAGGAGATCTCGCGCGGGCCGCACCAGTTCGTGGGCTACCTCAACGCCAAGGAGCGCACCGATCGCGCGCTCGACGACGACGGCTGGTTCTACAGCGGCGACCTCGGCTACATGGACGAAGAGGGGCGCATCCGCATCAACGGGCGCAAGAAGGAGATCATCATCCGCGGCGGCGAGAACATCTGCGCGCGCGAGATCGACGACGATCTGATGGGGTGCCCCGGCGTGGGCGAGACGGCCACCATCGGCATGCCCGACGAGCGCCTGGGCGAGCGCATCTGCACCTTCGCGGTGCCCGTCGACGAGCGTCGCCCCACCGTGGAGGACGTGACGGCCTACCTGGCCGAGAAGCACGTGGCCAAGCGCCTGTGGCCCGAGCGCATGGAGTACATCGACGAGATCCCGAAGACGGCCACCGGCAAGGTGAAGCGCTTCGAGCTGGCCAAGGAGCTGGCGAAGCGCATGGAGAACGAGTAG
- a CDS encoding MBL fold metallo-hydrolase yields MQAAVMQRPVVATGRASWGSRRVSAHARVILADNPSPLTYLGTNTWILADPGSPACVVVDPGPDSAPHLRAVQRACAEDGHEVAAVLLTHDHADHAEGAERFAAMTGAPVLSRRSGTLPDGPLDLGAGAPRLEAVPLPGHASDLVGFLMPSDASVMTGDMLFKQSSTLICWPDGSLAAYLESLERLRATVVERNVARLLTAHGPLIDHPLEAIDRVYRHRLDRLERVRAASEAGAGLDVDRIIEAVYQDVDARLDPAARINIQAQLEYLAQSGKLPS; encoded by the coding sequence ATGCAGGCTGCCGTGATGCAGCGCCCCGTCGTCGCGACGGGTCGGGCTTCGTGGGGAAGCCGGCGCGTGTCGGCTCATGCGCGCGTGATCCTCGCCGACAACCCGTCGCCTCTCACGTACCTCGGCACGAACACCTGGATCCTGGCCGATCCGGGCTCGCCCGCGTGCGTCGTGGTGGATCCCGGCCCTGACAGCGCGCCGCATCTGCGCGCCGTGCAGCGCGCCTGCGCCGAGGACGGGCACGAGGTGGCCGCCGTCCTGCTGACGCACGACCATGCCGACCATGCGGAAGGCGCCGAGCGCTTCGCGGCGATGACGGGAGCGCCGGTGCTGTCGCGCCGGAGCGGCACGCTGCCCGACGGGCCGCTCGATCTCGGTGCCGGCGCGCCGCGCCTCGAAGCGGTTCCGTTGCCGGGGCATGCGAGCGATCTCGTGGGCTTCCTCATGCCCTCCGACGCGTCCGTCATGACGGGGGATATGCTGTTCAAGCAAAGCTCCACGCTCATCTGCTGGCCCGATGGCAGCCTGGCGGCGTACCTGGAAAGCCTCGAGCGTCTGCGCGCCACGGTCGTCGAGCGCAACGTCGCGCGCCTGCTGACGGCCCATGGGCCGCTTATCGATCATCCGCTCGAAGCCATCGACCGGGTCTACCGTCATCGCCTCGATCGCTTGGAGCGCGTGCGCGCCGCCTCGGAGGCGGGCGCCGGGCTCGACGTCGACCGCATCATCGAGGCCGTGTACCAGGACGTGGACGCGCGCCTCGATCCGGCCGCGCGCATCAACATCCAAGCCCAGCTGGAATACCTCGCGCAGTCCGGCAAGCTGCCGTCCTGA
- a CDS encoding NUDIX hydrolase: MNAWRSGEMLEVPMSEQLARAYEGFCAAGTAPAVPRLAATVMLVRSPREVFMLRRAATMAFVPEAVVFPGGGVDPADDGARCSWIGPDEEVWARRMGTSADVARRVVTAAARELFEECGVLLAGDERGVCSLDASEPAWAEERRRLVSHETSLADVLKRHGLALRADLLGLRSHWLTPEFEPRRYDTYFFAALAPTGQEPDSRTSEADRAGWVDPQAMFDRAAQGLVRLVPPTAYNLAHLLHAPGVESFAAGVEETGRVMLEPAVREGGRAVLTCRLP, encoded by the coding sequence ATGAACGCGTGGAGGTCGGGCGAGATGCTCGAAGTGCCGATGAGCGAGCAGCTGGCCCGCGCCTACGAGGGGTTCTGCGCCGCAGGGACGGCTCCGGCCGTGCCGCGGCTGGCGGCCACGGTAATGCTGGTGCGCAGCCCGCGCGAGGTGTTCATGCTGCGCCGGGCGGCGACGATGGCGTTCGTGCCGGAGGCCGTGGTGTTCCCGGGCGGGGGCGTGGATCCCGCCGACGACGGCGCGCGGTGCTCGTGGATCGGCCCCGACGAGGAGGTTTGGGCGCGTCGCATGGGCACCAGCGCCGACGTGGCGCGCCGCGTGGTGACGGCGGCCGCCCGCGAGCTGTTCGAGGAGTGCGGCGTGCTGCTGGCCGGCGACGAGCGCGGCGTCTGCTCGCTGGACGCCTCCGAGCCCGCATGGGCCGAGGAGCGCCGCCGGCTCGTATCCCACGAGACCTCGCTCGCCGACGTGCTGAAGCGCCACGGCCTCGCCTTGCGCGCCGATCTGCTGGGCTTGCGTTCGCATTGGCTGACGCCGGAGTTCGAGCCGCGCCGCTACGACACCTACTTTTTCGCCGCGCTCGCGCCCACAGGGCAGGAGCCCGACAGCCGCACCAGCGAGGCCGATCGTGCCGGATGGGTGGATCCGCAGGCCATGTTCGACCGCGCCGCGCAGGGTTTAGTGCGCCTCGTGCCGCCGACGGCCTACAACCTGGCGCACCTCCTGCATGCGCCCGGCGTGGAGTCGTTCGCGGCAGGCGTGGAGGAGACGGGCCGCGTGATGCTGGAACCCGCCGTGCGCGAAGGGGGAAGGGCGGTGCTGACATGCAGGCTGCCGTGA
- a CDS encoding heterodisulfide reductase-related iron-sulfur binding cluster has translation MDAATPSREALWNIEGSWLVYPCFLLVLVVAAYFFWRRYRLWKIGRPLERGDRPLERLKGAFVDALLQVTVVKERGVGIAHLGMYVGMAVMVVATASYAVQVDLGLDIAKGDYYLYVLALGTDIAGLAFCIAMVACIVRRAAGRNPSLETKPADIVVLAWLLVIGVTGFVVEGLRIVGTNDPWAAWSPIGNLFAPLFAGLSAAQVSTAHQVLWWFHMAIAFGILAYWMYSKLVHVLLVPATVYCRPLEPKGTLSYVDLEDEELEEFGVGKLEDFTWKDLLDAEACVRCGRCETVCPAHGSGKPLSPKDLMQALDAHLGERGPLVRAERRAEAAGEAFEPTEEQRAVLDKALVGDVVAPEALWSCTTCGACMEACPALLEHVPKVVGMRTYQVSMESAFPSEAKAAFRNLETNGNPWGLGWQSRMAWAEGLDVPTLADRPQAEYVYWPGCSGAYDARNRKVSRALVALLRHAGVDFAVIGPEEKCCGDAARRMGNEFLYYQLATENIETLNAYGAKKIIVQCPHCAQALERDYPQLGGRFEVVRHAQLLERLVAEGRLPGAERAGAQAAFERVTYHDSCYLGRYADVYDEPRAVVKACGAQVVEMERTREKSFCCGAGGGRMWLEEREGRRMNVLRAEQARDTGADAVATACPFCLSMLEDGLASQDDALPVRDIAELLSDALALSR, from the coding sequence ATGGATGCGGCGACGCCTTCGCGCGAGGCGCTGTGGAACATCGAGGGGTCGTGGCTCGTGTACCCCTGCTTCCTGTTGGTGCTGGTCGTCGCCGCGTACTTCTTCTGGCGGCGCTACCGCCTGTGGAAGATCGGCCGACCGCTTGAGCGCGGCGATCGCCCGCTCGAGCGCTTGAAGGGCGCGTTCGTGGACGCGCTCTTGCAGGTCACCGTCGTGAAGGAGCGGGGCGTCGGCATCGCGCACCTCGGGATGTACGTGGGCATGGCCGTCATGGTGGTGGCCACGGCGAGCTATGCGGTGCAGGTGGACCTGGGGCTCGACATCGCCAAGGGCGACTACTACCTGTACGTGCTGGCGCTCGGCACCGATATCGCGGGGTTGGCGTTCTGCATCGCGATGGTCGCCTGCATCGTGCGGCGGGCGGCCGGCAGGAACCCGTCGCTCGAGACGAAGCCGGCCGACATCGTTGTGCTGGCATGGCTGCTGGTCATCGGCGTCACGGGCTTCGTCGTGGAGGGGCTGCGCATCGTGGGTACGAACGATCCGTGGGCCGCGTGGTCGCCCATCGGCAATCTGTTCGCGCCGCTGTTCGCAGGCTTGAGCGCCGCCCAGGTGTCGACGGCGCACCAGGTTCTATGGTGGTTCCATATGGCCATCGCCTTCGGGATCCTGGCGTACTGGATGTACTCGAAGCTCGTGCACGTGCTGCTGGTCCCGGCCACCGTGTACTGCCGTCCGCTTGAGCCGAAGGGGACGCTGTCCTACGTCGACCTCGAGGACGAGGAGCTGGAAGAGTTCGGCGTGGGAAAGCTGGAGGACTTCACATGGAAGGACCTGCTGGACGCCGAGGCGTGCGTGCGCTGCGGCCGCTGCGAAACGGTGTGCCCTGCGCACGGAAGCGGCAAGCCGCTGTCGCCGAAGGACCTGATGCAGGCGCTCGACGCCCATCTGGGGGAGCGCGGGCCGCTCGTGCGCGCCGAGCGTCGGGCCGAAGCGGCGGGCGAAGCGTTCGAGCCGACCGAGGAGCAGCGGGCCGTGCTGGACAAGGCGCTCGTGGGCGACGTGGTCGCGCCCGAGGCGCTGTGGTCGTGCACTACGTGCGGCGCGTGCATGGAGGCGTGCCCGGCGCTGCTGGAGCACGTGCCGAAGGTGGTGGGCATGCGCACCTACCAGGTGTCGATGGAAAGCGCGTTCCCGTCGGAGGCTAAGGCGGCCTTCCGCAACCTCGAGACGAACGGCAACCCGTGGGGCTTGGGGTGGCAGAGCCGCATGGCATGGGCGGAGGGGCTCGACGTGCCCACGCTGGCCGACCGTCCGCAGGCGGAGTACGTGTACTGGCCTGGCTGCTCGGGAGCGTACGACGCGCGCAACCGCAAGGTGTCGCGCGCCCTCGTGGCGCTGCTGAGGCATGCGGGCGTGGACTTCGCCGTCATCGGCCCGGAGGAGAAGTGCTGCGGCGACGCGGCGCGGCGCATGGGCAACGAGTTTCTGTACTACCAGCTTGCCACCGAGAACATCGAGACGCTGAACGCCTACGGCGCGAAGAAGATCATCGTGCAGTGCCCGCACTGCGCCCAGGCGCTGGAGCGCGATTACCCGCAGCTTGGCGGCCGGTTCGAAGTGGTGCGGCACGCGCAGCTGCTCGAGAGGCTCGTGGCCGAAGGGAGGCTGCCGGGCGCGGAGCGGGCGGGCGCGCAGGCGGCGTTCGAGCGCGTCACGTACCACGACTCGTGCTACCTGGGACGCTACGCCGACGTGTACGACGAGCCGCGTGCGGTGGTGAAGGCGTGCGGCGCCCAGGTGGTGGAGATGGAGCGGACGCGCGAGAAGAGCTTCTGCTGCGGCGCGGGCGGCGGGCGCATGTGGCTCGAGGAGCGCGAGGGGCGGCGCATGAACGTCCTGCGCGCCGAGCAGGCGCGCGACACCGGTGCGGACGCCGTGGCCACCGCCTGCCCGTTCTGCCTGTCCATGCTGGAAGACGGCCTGGCGTCCCAGGACGATGCCCTGCCGGTACGGGACATCGCCGAGCTGTTGTCCGACGCGCTGGCTCTGTCGCGGTGA
- a CDS encoding electron transfer flavoprotein subunit alpha/FixB family protein, producing the protein MAEVWVYAEPKHGTFPRVTFEMLAAARRMAEEAGGDVSAVVLGSGLGEVDLDPLGAAGADAVLVLDDPALDPYTTDAYAAALETLITQRQPEALLLADGATGLDVAPVLAQRLGTGFVADVVGIEADAQEGFVFTREPYSGKVLADVAFAADARPMVVTVRPKAFEPDAPVEGRTAPVLMQHVDGFGDVRQTVADVVRRASGRVELTEADIVVSGGRGTKGAEGFALVEELADVLGAAVGASRPAVDEGWTDIQFQVGQTGKTVAPSLYIACGISGSIQHMAGAAASKCIVAVNNDPQADIFKVADYGIVADLFEAVPLLTEAFRAGKAS; encoded by the coding sequence ATGGCAGAAGTATGGGTATACGCGGAGCCGAAGCACGGGACGTTTCCGCGCGTGACGTTCGAGATGTTGGCTGCCGCCCGCCGAATGGCGGAAGAGGCCGGAGGGGACGTGTCGGCCGTCGTGCTGGGCAGCGGGCTGGGCGAGGTCGATCTCGACCCGCTCGGCGCGGCGGGAGCCGACGCCGTGCTCGTGCTGGACGATCCGGCGCTGGATCCCTACACCACCGACGCCTACGCCGCAGCGCTGGAGACGCTGATCACGCAACGGCAGCCCGAGGCGCTGCTGCTCGCCGACGGAGCCACCGGGCTCGACGTGGCTCCCGTGCTCGCGCAGCGCCTGGGCACCGGCTTCGTCGCCGACGTGGTGGGCATCGAGGCCGACGCGCAGGAAGGCTTCGTGTTCACGCGCGAGCCGTACTCGGGCAAGGTGCTCGCGGACGTGGCGTTCGCCGCCGATGCGCGGCCAATGGTGGTCACCGTGCGCCCGAAGGCGTTCGAACCGGACGCGCCCGTCGAGGGTCGCACGGCTCCGGTGCTCATGCAGCACGTCGACGGGTTCGGCGACGTGCGCCAGACGGTGGCCGACGTGGTGCGCCGGGCGTCGGGCCGCGTGGAGCTGACCGAGGCCGACATCGTGGTGTCGGGCGGGCGCGGCACGAAGGGCGCGGAGGGATTCGCGCTCGTGGAGGAGCTGGCCGACGTGCTGGGCGCCGCCGTAGGCGCTTCGCGCCCCGCGGTGGACGAGGGCTGGACCGATATCCAGTTCCAAGTGGGACAGACGGGCAAGACCGTCGCGCCTTCGCTCTACATAGCCTGCGGCATCTCGGGCTCCATCCAGCATATGGCGGGCGCGGCGGCGTCGAAGTGCATCGTGGCCGTGAACAACGACCCGCAGGCCGACATCTTCAAGGTGGCCGACTACGGCATCGTGGCCGACCTGTTCGAGGCGGTGCCTCTTCTGACCGAGGCCTTCCGCGCGGGCAAGGCGTCCTAG
- a CDS encoding electron transfer flavoprotein subunit beta/FixA family protein: protein MDIAVCIKQTVDTEAEVGVDAEGRALTEGQTLVIDPYSEFAVERAVQLAEEHGGDVSVVCVGGDEAVPAVRHALSMGASAGYLVDDAALAEADAAVKARVLAAALERVPADLVLGGCKSADTAGAQTMPRLSELRGLPCVQVVTALDVDPAAGVAHATREIDDGVAVVDVALPAVITAQQGLAEPRYPNVRAIMQSKKKPVTVWTLADLGIEDALVDPRARRTRVVRYRPKPARQGGRIVEGETVAEAVAATVELLETEAKVW from the coding sequence ATGGACATCGCAGTCTGCATCAAGCAAACCGTCGACACCGAAGCGGAGGTGGGCGTCGACGCCGAAGGGCGGGCGCTCACGGAGGGGCAGACGCTCGTCATCGACCCGTACAGCGAGTTCGCCGTGGAGCGGGCCGTGCAGCTGGCGGAGGAGCACGGCGGCGACGTGTCCGTCGTGTGCGTCGGCGGCGACGAGGCCGTGCCGGCGGTGCGCCATGCGCTGTCGATGGGGGCGTCGGCGGGTTACCTGGTCGACGACGCGGCGCTCGCCGAGGCGGACGCTGCCGTCAAGGCGCGCGTGCTGGCCGCCGCGCTGGAACGCGTGCCGGCCGATCTCGTGCTGGGCGGCTGCAAGTCGGCCGACACGGCGGGCGCGCAGACGATGCCGCGCTTGTCGGAACTGCGCGGCCTGCCGTGCGTGCAGGTGGTCACGGCGCTCGACGTCGACCCTGCGGCGGGCGTCGCGCACGCCACCCGCGAGATCGACGACGGGGTGGCCGTGGTGGACGTTGCATTGCCGGCCGTGATCACGGCGCAGCAGGGGCTGGCCGAGCCTCGCTATCCCAATGTGCGCGCCATCATGCAGTCGAAGAAGAAGCCCGTCACCGTATGGACGTTGGCCGACCTCGGCATAGAGGACGCGCTCGTCGATCCTCGGGCGCGCCGCACGCGCGTGGTGCGCTACCGCCCCAAGCCCGCGCGCCAGGGCGGTCGCATCGTGGAAGGCGAGACGGTCGCCGAAGCGGTGGCCGCCACGGTGGAGCTGCTGGAAACCGAAGCCAAGGTCTGGTAG